A stretch of Dietzia lutea DNA encodes these proteins:
- a CDS encoding GNAT family N-acetyltransferase: MTDTAAPGTGIGECREVGPGESRAVSDVLASDPLVSAPAAEKLATSGVVAGADGRFLTLGGPARSLVFVGSSVLPLRGDDADHRALGRAVAGLGLGPMSVHGRREQVASLWPALRDAWGEAREYRGRQFLMTLERPVDPAMIPDGIRPATLEEFEPVLAAAAAMYREELRADPFAVGAGIPFRRRVARSLARGRTWIGLDRGEVVFKADVAALAPRVAQIQGIWVHRERRGAGLGSGGTAAVCAALRSRGLTPSLVVNGSNVAARAAYRRVGMTDAVDYATVLL; encoded by the coding sequence GTGACCGATACGGCTGCACCGGGCACCGGGATCGGGGAGTGCCGGGAGGTCGGCCCGGGCGAGTCCCGGGCCGTGTCCGATGTGCTCGCGTCCGATCCGCTGGTCTCGGCGCCCGCCGCGGAGAAGCTCGCGACGTCGGGCGTGGTCGCCGGTGCGGACGGTCGCTTCCTCACCCTGGGCGGTCCCGCGCGGTCGCTGGTCTTCGTCGGCAGTTCCGTGCTGCCCCTGCGCGGTGACGACGCCGATCACCGCGCGCTCGGCCGCGCGGTCGCCGGTCTCGGGCTCGGCCCCATGTCCGTCCACGGTCGGCGGGAGCAGGTGGCCTCCCTGTGGCCGGCTCTCCGTGACGCCTGGGGCGAGGCCAGGGAATACCGCGGGCGGCAGTTCCTCATGACGCTGGAGCGCCCGGTGGATCCCGCGATGATCCCCGACGGGATCCGCCCCGCCACCCTGGAGGAGTTCGAGCCGGTCCTGGCGGCCGCCGCGGCCATGTACCGCGAGGAGCTGCGCGCCGACCCGTTCGCCGTGGGGGCGGGGATCCCCTTCCGCCGTCGCGTCGCCCGTTCGCTGGCGAGGGGGCGGACCTGGATCGGGCTCGACCGGGGCGAGGTGGTCTTCAAGGCCGACGTCGCCGCTCTCGCCCCGCGGGTCGCGCAGATCCAGGGCATCTGGGTGCACCGGGAGAGGCGGGGCGCCGGTCTCGGATCGGGGGGGACGGCCGCGGTGTGCGCGGCGCTCCGGTCCCGCGGGCTCACGCCGTCGCTCGTGGTGAACGGGTCCAACGTCGCCGCCCGCGCCGCCTACCGCCGCGTCGGCATGACCGACGCCGTCGACTACGCGACCGTCCTCCTGTGA
- the ispG gene encoding flavodoxin-dependent (E)-4-hydroxy-3-methylbut-2-enyl-diphosphate synthase: MPDSPPPVLAPRRRTRQLFVGPVGVGSDHPVSVQSMTNTKTHDINSTLQQIAELTASGCDIVRVACPRQEDADALSTIARKSPIPVIADIHFQPKYIFAAIDAGCAAVRVNPGNIKEFDGRVKEVAKAAGDAGIPIRIGVNAGSLDPRLLAKYGKATPEALVESAVWEASLFEEHGFGDIKISVKHNDPVIMVEAYRQLAAQTDYPLHLGVTEAGPAFQGTIKSAVAFGALLSEGIGDTIRVSLSAPPAEEIKVGAQILQSLNLRPRKLEIVSCPSCGRAQVDVYKLAEEVTAGLEGMSVPLRVAVMGCVVNGPGEARDADLGVASGNGKGQIFVKGEVIKTVPEAAIVETLIEEAMRIADEMGETVGEAAEGQGPQVKVTR; this comes from the coding sequence ATGCCCGACTCACCGCCGCCGGTGCTGGCGCCGCGGCGCAGGACCCGGCAGCTGTTCGTCGGCCCGGTCGGCGTGGGCAGTGATCACCCGGTCTCGGTCCAGTCCATGACCAACACCAAGACGCACGACATCAACTCGACGCTGCAGCAGATCGCCGAGCTCACGGCGTCCGGCTGCGACATCGTCCGCGTGGCCTGCCCGCGGCAGGAGGACGCCGACGCGCTGTCGACGATCGCCCGCAAGTCGCCGATCCCGGTGATCGCCGACATCCACTTCCAGCCCAAGTACATCTTCGCGGCGATCGACGCCGGGTGTGCGGCGGTGCGCGTCAATCCGGGCAACATCAAGGAGTTCGACGGGCGCGTCAAGGAGGTCGCCAAGGCTGCCGGCGACGCGGGCATCCCGATCCGTATCGGCGTGAACGCGGGTTCGCTCGACCCCCGCCTGCTGGCCAAGTACGGCAAGGCCACGCCCGAGGCGCTCGTGGAGTCGGCCGTATGGGAGGCCTCCCTGTTCGAGGAGCACGGGTTCGGTGACATCAAGATCTCGGTCAAGCACAACGACCCGGTGATCATGGTCGAGGCGTACCGGCAACTCGCGGCCCAGACCGACTACCCACTGCACCTCGGGGTGACGGAGGCGGGCCCAGCGTTCCAGGGCACCATCAAGTCCGCCGTCGCGTTCGGCGCGCTGCTGTCCGAGGGCATCGGCGACACGATCCGTGTCTCCCTCTCTGCCCCGCCGGCCGAGGAGATCAAGGTAGGCGCGCAGATCCTGCAGTCGCTCAACCTGCGCCCGCGGAAGCTGGAGATCGTCTCCTGCCCGTCCTGCGGTCGCGCACAGGTCGACGTGTACAAGCTCGCCGAGGAGGTCACCGCCGGTCTCGAGGGGATGAGCGTGCCGCTGCGTGTGGCCGTGATGGGCTGCGTGGTCAACGGACCGGGCGAGGCGCGCGACGCCGATCTCGGTGTCGCCTCGGGCAACGGCAAGGGGCAGATCTTCGTCAAGGGCGAGGTCATCAAGACGGTGCCGGAGGCGGCGATCGTGGAGACCCTCATCGAGGAGGCCATGCGGATCGCCGACGAGATGGGCGAGACGGTGGGGGAGGCCGCCGAGGGGCAGGGCCCCCAGGTCAAGGTCACGCGATAG
- a CDS encoding phosphatidate cytidylyltransferase produces MDTAPPGPPGPTAAAAAPPSRAGRDLTRAIPVGVGLGALVIASIAFTPRAWYVVAAGAVAIGTWEVFKRLRQARFRLPLIPLLLGGQATVWAGFLSGAEGAFAAFAVTTVVVFVWRLLMGGLTTAPKNYMRDASVAVFVLVWIAVPGSLGAMLSDGEFGAQRVVALILLVVCSDVGGYVAGVLFGKHPMAPAISPKKSWEGFAGSLLFATVGGATVVATMFDDSIWKGILLGVLTVFTATLGDLVESQVKRDLGIKDMGTMLPGHGGFMDRLDSVLPSAVVVWVVFTYVVPT; encoded by the coding sequence GTGGACACCGCTCCCCCCGGACCGCCCGGGCCCACTGCCGCGGCCGCCGCACCTCCGTCGCGCGCCGGCCGGGACCTGACCCGGGCCATCCCCGTCGGGGTCGGCCTCGGTGCGCTCGTGATCGCGAGCATCGCCTTCACCCCTCGCGCCTGGTACGTCGTCGCCGCGGGAGCCGTCGCGATCGGCACCTGGGAGGTGTTCAAGCGTCTGCGGCAGGCGCGGTTCCGGCTCCCGCTGATACCGCTCCTGCTGGGCGGGCAGGCGACGGTATGGGCGGGTTTCCTCAGCGGGGCGGAGGGCGCCTTCGCCGCGTTCGCCGTGACCACTGTCGTGGTGTTCGTGTGGCGACTGCTCATGGGCGGACTGACCACCGCGCCGAAGAACTACATGCGGGATGCCTCGGTCGCGGTGTTCGTCCTGGTGTGGATCGCCGTCCCGGGCTCGCTGGGCGCCATGCTGTCCGACGGGGAGTTCGGGGCGCAGCGGGTCGTGGCGCTCATCCTGCTGGTCGTGTGCTCGGACGTCGGTGGCTACGTCGCGGGGGTGCTGTTCGGCAAGCACCCGATGGCCCCGGCGATCAGCCCGAAGAAGTCCTGGGAGGGTTTCGCCGGTTCACTTCTGTTCGCCACGGTCGGCGGCGCCACCGTGGTGGCGACGATGTTCGACGACAGCATTTGGAAGGGGATCCTGCTCGGCGTCCTCACCGTGTTCACCGCGACGCTGGGCGACCTCGTCGAATCCCAGGTCAAGCGGGATCTGGGCATCAAGGACATGGGGACGATGCTGCCGGGCCACGGCGGTTTCATGGACCGCCTCGACTCCGTGCTGCCCAGTGCCGTGGTCGTCTGGGTCGTCTTCACGTACGTCGTCCCGACCTGA
- the map gene encoding type I methionyl aminopeptidase, producing the protein MTTSTRQPLVPGDPTPIRTVPDSISRPEYVWRDRVDEANGEAWVQPPEVIDAMRVASRIAADALVAAGEAVAPGVTTDEIDRVVHEYLCDHGAYPSTLGYKAFPKSCCVSLNEVICHGIPDTTVIRDGDIVNVDVTAYIHGVHGDTNATFLAGEVSDEVRLLVERTEEAMNRGIKAIRPGREVNVIGRVIESYARRFDYTVVREFTGHGVGPTFHNGLVVLHYDEPSRTEVLEPGMTLTVEPMISLGGPGFEVWDDDWTVTTADKAWTAQFEHTVVVTEDGYEILTLPSGS; encoded by the coding sequence ATGACCACCTCCACCCGGCAGCCCCTCGTCCCCGGTGACCCCACCCCGATACGGACGGTGCCCGACTCGATCTCGCGTCCGGAGTACGTGTGGCGTGACCGCGTCGACGAGGCCAACGGCGAGGCGTGGGTGCAGCCGCCCGAGGTGATCGACGCGATGCGCGTGGCGAGCAGGATCGCGGCGGACGCGCTCGTCGCCGCCGGTGAGGCCGTCGCGCCGGGCGTGACGACCGACGAGATCGACCGGGTCGTCCACGAGTACCTGTGTGACCACGGGGCCTATCCGTCGACGTTGGGATACAAGGCGTTCCCCAAGTCGTGCTGTGTCTCGCTCAACGAGGTCATCTGCCACGGAATCCCCGACACCACGGTGATCCGGGACGGCGACATCGTGAACGTGGACGTGACGGCCTACATCCACGGCGTGCACGGCGACACGAACGCGACGTTCCTCGCCGGCGAGGTCAGCGACGAGGTGCGGCTGCTGGTCGAGCGGACCGAGGAGGCGATGAACCGCGGGATCAAGGCCATCCGCCCCGGACGCGAGGTCAACGTCATCGGTCGCGTCATCGAGTCCTACGCCCGGAGGTTCGACTACACAGTGGTCCGCGAGTTCACGGGTCACGGCGTGGGGCCGACCTTCCACAACGGGCTCGTCGTCCTGCACTACGACGAGCCGTCGCGGACCGAGGTCCTCGAGCCGGGCATGACCCTGACCGTCGAGCCCATGATCTCCCTCGGCGGCCCGGGGTTCGAGGTCTGGGACGACGACTGGACCGTGACGACCGCGGACAAGGCGTGGACCGCGCAGTTCGAGCACACGGTCGTGGTGACCGAGGACGGCTACGAGATCCTCACCCTGCCCTCCGGCTCCTGA
- the pyrH gene encoding UMP kinase, translating to MTDPRDGYRRVMLKLGGEMFGGGGVGIDPDVVQSVARQIAEVSRTGAQIAIVIGGGNFFRGAQLQQRGLDRARSDYMGMLGTVMNCLALQDFLEQEGVSTRVQTAIHMGQVAEPYIPLRAERHLEKGRVVIFGAGMGMPYFSTDTTAAQRALEIKADVLLMAKAVDGVYSDDPRTNPGAELFTRIEHRECLERGLKVADATAFSLCMDNNMPILVFNLLTEGNIARAVAGEQIGTLVSSTD from the coding sequence ATGACCGACCCGCGGGACGGCTACAGGCGAGTGATGCTCAAGCTGGGCGGCGAGATGTTCGGCGGCGGCGGCGTGGGTATCGACCCGGATGTGGTCCAGTCGGTCGCCCGTCAGATCGCCGAGGTGTCCCGCACGGGGGCGCAGATCGCGATCGTGATCGGTGGCGGCAACTTCTTCCGCGGCGCCCAGCTGCAGCAGCGTGGCCTGGACCGCGCCCGCAGTGACTACATGGGGATGCTGGGCACCGTGATGAACTGCCTCGCCCTGCAGGACTTCCTCGAGCAGGAGGGCGTCTCGACGCGCGTCCAGACCGCCATCCACATGGGACAGGTCGCGGAGCCGTACATCCCGCTGCGCGCCGAGCGGCACCTGGAGAAGGGGCGCGTCGTGATCTTCGGCGCCGGCATGGGCATGCCCTACTTCTCGACCGACACCACCGCGGCGCAGCGGGCGCTGGAGATCAAGGCCGACGTGCTGCTCATGGCCAAGGCCGTCGACGGTGTGTATTCGGATGATCCCCGCACGAACCCCGGGGCCGAGCTGTTCACCCGCATCGAGCACCGCGAGTGCCTCGAGCGCGGGCTGAAGGTGGCCGACGCGACCGCGTTCAGCCTCTGCATGGACAACAACATGCCCATCCTGGTCTTCAACCTCCTCACCGAGGGCAACATCGCTCGCGCCGTGGCCGGTGAGCAGATCGGGACCCTGGTCAGCAGCACTGACTGA
- the dxr gene encoding 1-deoxy-D-xylulose-5-phosphate reductoisomerase has product MTTRVLVLGSTGSIGTQALEVTSQAGADRFEVVGLAAGGGRVDLLAEQIRATGARIVAVSDPSAARRIGSSFPDVTVLSGPSAATQLVDAVESDVVLNGMDGSRGLGPTLAALRSGARLALANKESLVAGGALVTGAAAPGQLIPVDSEHSAMAQCLRAGTAEEVSSLVLTASGGPFRGRTRAELADVTAEQALRHPTWAMGRMITLNSATLVNKSLELIEAHLLFGVPYDRIEVTVHPQSVVHSAVTFVDGATVAKASPPSMKLPIALALGWPDRVPGASTPLDFTRAHTWTFEPVDSGTFPAIEVARAAGEAGGLRTAVFNAANEEAAPAFLDGRIRFADIVDVVAETVGAADEWASDPRDPDDVAAAESWARRHAAAIVTGLEG; this is encoded by the coding sequence GTGACCACGCGCGTTCTCGTCCTCGGCAGTACCGGTTCGATCGGTACCCAGGCACTCGAGGTGACCTCGCAGGCCGGTGCCGACCGCTTCGAGGTGGTCGGGTTGGCCGCGGGCGGGGGCCGGGTAGATCTCCTCGCGGAGCAGATTCGCGCGACCGGCGCGCGCATCGTCGCCGTGTCGGACCCGTCCGCGGCCCGGCGGATCGGCTCGTCGTTCCCGGATGTGACGGTCCTGTCCGGTCCGTCCGCGGCGACTCAGCTGGTCGACGCGGTGGAGTCGGACGTGGTGCTCAACGGCATGGACGGGTCGAGGGGACTGGGGCCGACCCTGGCGGCGCTGCGCTCGGGCGCCCGGTTGGCACTGGCCAACAAGGAGTCGCTAGTCGCCGGGGGCGCGCTCGTGACGGGGGCGGCCGCGCCGGGGCAGTTGATCCCGGTGGACTCGGAGCACTCCGCGATGGCGCAGTGCCTGCGCGCGGGCACGGCCGAGGAGGTGTCCTCGCTGGTCCTCACCGCGTCCGGTGGCCCGTTCCGCGGTCGGACGCGCGCGGAGCTGGCCGACGTCACGGCCGAGCAGGCGCTGCGCCACCCCACGTGGGCGATGGGCCGGATGATCACGCTCAACTCGGCGACGTTGGTCAACAAGTCACTCGAGCTCATCGAGGCGCACCTGCTGTTCGGGGTGCCCTACGACAGGATCGAGGTCACGGTCCACCCGCAGTCGGTGGTGCACTCGGCCGTGACGTTCGTCGACGGGGCGACGGTGGCCAAGGCCTCGCCGCCGTCGATGAAGCTCCCGATCGCGTTGGCCCTCGGCTGGCCCGACCGCGTCCCGGGTGCGTCGACGCCGCTGGATTTCACCCGCGCCCACACGTGGACGTTCGAACCGGTCGACTCCGGGACCTTCCCCGCGATCGAGGTGGCCCGCGCGGCCGGCGAGGCGGGTGGCCTGCGCACGGCGGTGTTCAACGCGGCCAACGAGGAGGCCGCGCCGGCGTTCCTCGACGGACGGATCCGGTTCGCGGACATCGTGGACGTGGTGGCGGAGACCGTCGGCGCCGCGGACGAGTGGGCGTCGGATCCGCGGGACCCCGACGACGTCGCGGCGGCGGAGTCCTGGGCGCGGCGGCATGCCGCGGCCATCGTCACGGGCCTGGAGGGCTGA
- the tsf gene encoding translation elongation factor Ts: MANYTAADVKRLRELTGSGMMDCKKALEETDGDFDKAVEVLRIKGAKDVGKRAERTTAEGLVAIKDGVMIELNSETDFVAKSAEFIALADKIVDVAASQGISDLDALNAAELDGSTVADAVVSFSAKSGEKLVLRRVGKLDGPVAVYLHKRSSDLPPAVGVMVAYSGEGEAAESAARAAAMQIAALKAQYVSRDEVPADIVAKEREIAEATAREEGKPEQALPKIVEGRLNGFFKDVCLLDQPSVTDNKKTVGALLDEAGAKVSAFLRFEVGQA; encoded by the coding sequence ATGGCGAACTACACCGCTGCCGACGTCAAGCGTCTGCGTGAGCTCACCGGCTCCGGGATGATGGACTGCAAGAAGGCCCTGGAGGAGACCGACGGCGACTTCGACAAGGCCGTCGAGGTCCTGCGCATCAAGGGCGCCAAGGACGTGGGCAAGCGCGCCGAGCGCACCACGGCCGAGGGCCTGGTCGCCATCAAGGACGGCGTCATGATCGAGCTCAACTCCGAGACCGACTTCGTCGCCAAGAGCGCCGAGTTCATCGCGCTCGCCGACAAGATCGTCGACGTCGCCGCCTCGCAGGGCATCTCGGACCTCGACGCCCTCAACGCCGCCGAACTCGACGGTTCCACCGTCGCCGACGCCGTCGTGTCGTTCTCCGCCAAGTCCGGCGAGAAGCTGGTCCTGCGCCGCGTGGGCAAGCTCGACGGCCCGGTCGCCGTCTACCTGCACAAGCGTTCCTCCGACCTGCCGCCCGCCGTCGGCGTCATGGTCGCCTACTCGGGTGAGGGCGAGGCCGCCGAGTCCGCCGCGCGCGCCGCCGCGATGCAGATCGCCGCGCTCAAGGCCCAGTACGTCTCCCGCGACGAGGTCCCCGCCGACATCGTCGCCAAGGAGCGCGAGATCGCCGAGGCCACCGCCCGCGAGGAGGGCAAGCCGGAGCAGGCCCTCCCGAAGATCGTCGAGGGTCGCCTCAACGGCTTCTTCAAGGACGTCTGCCTCCTCGACCAGCCGTCGGTCACCGACAACAAGAAGACCGTCGGCGCCCTGCTCGACGAGGCCGGCGCGAAGGTTTCGGCCTTCCTGCGCTTCGAGGTCGGCCAGGCCTGA
- a CDS encoding M50 family metallopeptidase, translating into MLIVGIVLFALGIMVSIVLHEYGHMRVALWSGMKVRRFFVGFGPTLWSVRRGGIEYGLKAVPLGGFCDIAGMTAYDRLSPEDEPKAMWRQAWWKRVAVLLAGPFMNIVLAIALFYTVALGWGLANRDVQPIPTDRVAAVVGDTCAGADECGIGVGPAGEAGILPGDRITAVDGVPVVSWADLSDVVSARPGETVPVALERDGEEVTTTTTLTSSTVDGQARGALGVRLSEDGIPQEILDDPAYQNVHTYDAISAVPATFVFTGEMVEATVEGLISFPAKIPAVAASIFGPERAEDSPVSVVGASYIGGQAVEQGLWSLFLLFLAGLNLFLGAFNLVPLTPFDGGHIAVVFYEKIRDAVRRLRGLAPGGPADYEKLAPLTMAVFVLLIGVSAIVITADFVNPILLPG; encoded by the coding sequence GTGCTGATCGTCGGGATCGTCCTGTTCGCGCTGGGGATCATGGTGTCGATCGTGCTGCACGAGTACGGGCACATGAGGGTGGCCCTGTGGTCGGGGATGAAGGTGCGCCGGTTCTTCGTGGGCTTCGGCCCGACCCTGTGGTCGGTGCGGCGGGGCGGGATCGAGTACGGGCTCAAGGCGGTCCCGCTGGGCGGGTTCTGCGACATCGCCGGGATGACCGCGTACGACCGGTTGTCGCCGGAGGACGAACCGAAGGCCATGTGGCGTCAGGCGTGGTGGAAGCGCGTCGCGGTGTTGCTGGCGGGGCCGTTCATGAACATCGTGCTGGCGATCGCCCTGTTCTACACGGTCGCCCTGGGGTGGGGGTTGGCCAACAGGGACGTCCAACCGATCCCGACCGACCGGGTCGCCGCGGTGGTCGGTGACACGTGCGCGGGTGCGGACGAGTGTGGCATCGGCGTGGGCCCCGCCGGTGAGGCGGGGATCCTCCCGGGCGACCGGATCACCGCCGTCGACGGGGTCCCCGTGGTGAGCTGGGCCGACCTGTCGGACGTGGTGTCGGCGCGCCCGGGCGAGACCGTGCCGGTGGCGTTGGAGCGGGACGGGGAGGAGGTGACGACGACGACGACGTTGACCTCGTCGACCGTCGACGGTCAGGCGCGGGGAGCGCTCGGTGTCCGGCTCTCGGAGGACGGGATCCCGCAGGAGATCCTCGACGACCCCGCGTATCAGAACGTCCACACCTATGACGCGATCTCCGCGGTGCCCGCGACCTTCGTCTTCACCGGTGAGATGGTTGAGGCGACCGTCGAGGGCCTGATCTCGTTCCCGGCGAAGATCCCGGCCGTCGCGGCGTCGATCTTCGGCCCGGAGCGGGCCGAGGACTCGCCGGTGTCCGTGGTGGGCGCCAGCTACATCGGCGGACAGGCGGTCGAGCAGGGGCTGTGGAGCCTGTTCCTTCTCTTCCTCGCCGGACTCAACCTCTTCCTCGGCGCGTTCAACCTCGTGCCGCTGACGCCGTTCGACGGCGGCCACATCGCGGTGGTGTTCTACGAGAAGATCCGCGACGCGGTGCGGAGGCTGCGCGGGCTGGCTCCCGGCGGCCCGGCCGACTACGAGAAGCTCGCGCCGCTGACGATGGCGGTGTTCGTCTTGTTGATCGGCGTCTCCGCGATCGTTATCACCGCCGACTTCGTCAACCCGATCCTGCTGCCGGGCTGA
- a CDS encoding LapA family protein has product MATRSHDPVDPDHPGAGDASGGLPAGRSDVGDSAPAPQDGATDSPRPGRGNGDDPYPDTAGGLLGSAWVGLVLGALVTVLLLIFIAQNTTSTDVRYLGWEFSLPLGVLILLAAIAGALIMALFAGFRILQLRMRARRARKLSARGH; this is encoded by the coding sequence ATGGCCACACGTTCACACGATCCCGTAGACCCTGATCATCCGGGCGCAGGCGACGCGTCGGGTGGGCTGCCCGCCGGGCGATCCGATGTCGGCGACTCGGCGCCGGCCCCCCAGGACGGGGCGACCGACAGCCCACGACCGGGCCGGGGGAACGGGGACGACCCCTACCCCGACACCGCCGGCGGCCTCCTGGGATCGGCGTGGGTCGGTCTCGTCCTGGGCGCACTGGTGACGGTCCTGCTGCTGATCTTCATCGCGCAGAACACGACCTCGACCGACGTCCGCTACCTCGGGTGGGAATTCAGTCTGCCGCTGGGGGTGCTGATCCTCCTGGCGGCGATCGCCGGGGCGCTCATCATGGCGCTGTTCGCCGGATTCCGGATCCTCCAGCTGCGGATGCGTGCGCGCAGGGCCCGCAAGCTCTCGGCCCGCGGGCACTGA
- a CDS encoding DUF2631 domain-containing protein, protein MSADGHHTSREIVVNGISSVDEPSVAWGWHKHSRIVGVAVGGFFVLFLLAMLFGNHIGRVENIWLVSIAAILAIWMVISLRPKKDDTLKKSRIHEVSAHHYAAASTVATGDAARNPEGIAPAKH, encoded by the coding sequence ATGAGCGCTGACGGACACCACACCAGCAGGGAGATCGTCGTCAACGGAATCAGTTCCGTGGACGAGCCCTCGGTCGCCTGGGGCTGGCACAAGCACAGCAGGATTGTCGGCGTCGCCGTGGGCGGGTTCTTCGTCCTGTTCCTCCTGGCGATGCTTTTCGGGAACCACATCGGCCGGGTAGAGAACATCTGGCTGGTGAGCATCGCCGCGATCCTGGCCATCTGGATGGTCATCTCGCTGCGTCCCAAGAAGGACGACACCCTCAAGAAGAGCCGGATCCACGAGGTCTCCGCGCACCACTACGCCGCGGCCAGCACGGTCGCGACCGGCGACGCCGCCAGGAACCCGGAGGGCATCGCTCCCGCCAAGCACTGA
- the frr gene encoding ribosome recycling factor has protein sequence MIDDTLLEAEEKMERALEHVRDELAAIRTGRANPGMFNRVLCEYYGTLTPITQMSSITVPEPRMLIIKPYEMSQIGPIENAIRNSDLGVNPTNDGQVLRVTVPQLTEERRRDLVKQAKAKAEDGRIAVRGVRRKAMDELKRIQKDGEAGEDEVTAAEKELDKLTQRYVADVDELVKIKEGELMEV, from the coding sequence ATGATCGACGACACTCTGCTCGAGGCCGAGGAGAAGATGGAGAGGGCGCTCGAGCACGTCCGTGACGAGCTCGCCGCCATTCGCACCGGCCGCGCCAATCCGGGCATGTTCAACCGCGTGCTCTGTGAGTACTACGGGACGCTCACCCCGATCACCCAGATGTCCAGCATCACCGTCCCCGAACCACGGATGCTGATCATCAAGCCGTACGAGATGTCGCAGATCGGCCCCATCGAGAACGCGATCCGCAACTCCGACCTCGGCGTCAACCCGACCAACGACGGGCAGGTCCTGCGCGTCACGGTGCCGCAGCTCACCGAGGAGCGGCGTCGTGATCTGGTCAAGCAGGCCAAGGCCAAGGCCGAGGACGGACGGATCGCGGTCCGCGGCGTCCGACGCAAGGCGATGGACGAGCTCAAGCGCATCCAGAAGGACGGCGAGGCCGGCGAGGACGAGGTCACCGCCGCCGAGAAGGAGCTCGACAAGCTCACCCAGCGTTACGTGGCCGATGTCGACGAGCTGGTCAAGATCAAGGAAGGCGAGTTGATGGAGGTCTGA
- the rlmN gene encoding 23S rRNA (adenine(2503)-C(2))-methyltransferase RlmN gives MAEPLPLVFDAPRRGLPPRHFADLDSDGRAVAMGDLGVPSFRGKQLANQYFGRLEADPREMTDLPADLRDRVGQELFPPLTTSLRHVSADEGTTRKTLWKLHDGSLVESVLMRYPDRATVCISSQAGCGMACPFCATGQGGLQRNLSTAEILEQVRVAARALRDGDIPGGPGRLSNVVFMGMGEPLANYKRVLAAVRGIISPPPSGFGLSQRSVTVSTVGVVPAIHRLAEEGLQVTLAVSLHTPDDELRDTLVPVNNRWPVTEVMDAARHYADATGRRVSIEYALIRDVNDQVWRGEMLGRLLAQRLGPMAHVNLIPLNPTPGSEWDASPRHQQDAFVAAVRAAGVSCTVRDTRGSDIDAACGQLAAEG, from the coding sequence ATGGCTGAACCTCTTCCCCTCGTATTCGACGCCCCTCGCCGCGGGCTGCCCCCGCGCCACTTCGCCGACCTCGACTCCGACGGCCGCGCGGTGGCGATGGGTGACCTCGGGGTCCCCTCGTTCCGTGGGAAGCAGCTGGCGAACCAGTACTTCGGGCGGCTGGAGGCGGACCCGCGCGAGATGACCGACCTCCCGGCCGATCTGCGCGACCGGGTGGGGCAGGAACTCTTCCCGCCGCTCACCACCTCGCTGCGTCACGTGTCCGCGGACGAGGGCACCACGCGCAAGACGCTGTGGAAGCTGCACGACGGGTCGCTGGTGGAGAGCGTGCTCATGCGCTACCCCGACCGGGCGACGGTCTGCATCTCGAGTCAGGCCGGCTGTGGCATGGCGTGCCCGTTCTGTGCGACGGGGCAGGGCGGCCTCCAGCGGAACCTGTCGACGGCGGAGATCCTCGAGCAGGTTCGCGTGGCGGCGCGGGCGCTGCGGGACGGCGATATCCCGGGGGGACCGGGGCGCCTGTCGAACGTGGTCTTCATGGGGATGGGGGAGCCGCTGGCCAACTACAAGCGGGTACTCGCCGCGGTCCGCGGGATCATCTCGCCCCCGCCGTCCGGTTTCGGGCTCTCGCAGCGCTCGGTGACCGTGTCGACGGTCGGGGTCGTCCCCGCCATCCACCGGCTCGCCGAGGAGGGACTCCAGGTCACCCTCGCCGTGTCGCTGCACACCCCGGACGACGAGCTCCGCGACACCCTGGTGCCGGTGAACAACCGGTGGCCGGTGACCGAGGTGATGGACGCGGCCCGCCACTACGCCGACGCCACCGGCCGGCGTGTGTCCATCGAATACGCGCTGATCCGCGATGTGAACGACCAGGTCTGGCGCGGGGAGATGCTCGGTCGGTTGCTCGCGCAGCGGCTCGGGCCCATGGCGCACGTCAATCTCATCCCGCTCAACCCGACGCCGGGAAGCGAATGGGACGCCAGCCCCCGCCATCAGCAGGACGCCTTCGTCGCCGCCGTGCGCGCGGCCGGCGTGTCCTGCACGGTCCGTGACACCCGCGGCTCGGACATCGACGCCGCGTGCGGACAGCTGGCCGCCGAGGGCTGA